From the Aquitalea magnusonii genome, one window contains:
- a CDS encoding EAL domain-containing protein, producing MKRFEHAGLTLGSHFQPIYSLAHRRTVGVEALLRAEQNQLPLSPAEAFYAMVSPERRHGLDLAVSQAHVHHFAALEHSHPHWLFLNVDAASLSRPERAMALANTIREAGLQPGNVVLEVLEHVLEVDEALIEGVNLLKKAGFLIAIDDFGVGHSNLDRVCQLEPDLVKFDKDLLRSAVSQPRTRNLLSRLVRLMHEIGALVVEEGIETENDVLVALESGCDLVQGYYVARPSASPDADDIITKRLDSRWDELMVRDLLKRKITRRQIELARQAFVQSAISLMQGTPFDQAATPMLAMPDVIRCFLLDSEGRQIGRNLNSRHNTIASSLKFAPLADTTGAVWSRRAYFQHAIDQPGVLYMSEPYLSMTDTRSCVTLSMAIEIDEAMHVLCADVLAPRVHSSHG from the coding sequence ATGAAACGTTTCGAGCATGCCGGTCTGACTCTCGGTAGCCATTTCCAACCCATCTACAGTCTGGCACACCGCCGCACCGTGGGTGTGGAAGCACTATTGCGCGCCGAGCAGAACCAGCTGCCCCTCTCCCCGGCCGAGGCCTTTTATGCCATGGTGTCCCCCGAACGGCGCCACGGCCTGGACCTGGCCGTCAGCCAGGCTCATGTGCATCACTTTGCCGCACTGGAGCACAGCCATCCGCACTGGCTGTTCCTGAATGTCGACGCCGCCTCGCTGTCCCGCCCGGAGCGGGCCATGGCGCTGGCCAACACCATTCGCGAAGCCGGCCTGCAGCCGGGCAATGTGGTGCTGGAAGTGCTGGAGCACGTACTGGAAGTGGATGAAGCCCTGATCGAAGGCGTGAATCTGCTGAAAAAAGCCGGTTTTCTGATTGCCATTGACGACTTTGGCGTCGGTCACTCCAACCTGGACCGGGTATGTCAGCTGGAACCGGACCTGGTGAAATTCGACAAGGATTTGCTACGCAGCGCAGTCAGCCAGCCACGTACCCGCAATCTGCTGTCCAGACTGGTGCGCTTGATGCACGAAATTGGTGCATTGGTGGTGGAAGAAGGGATTGAAACCGAGAACGATGTGCTGGTGGCGCTGGAATCCGGCTGCGATCTGGTTCAGGGCTATTATGTGGCCCGCCCCTCCGCCAGCCCGGATGCCGACGACATCATCACCAAACGGCTGGATTCGCGCTGGGATGAACTGATGGTGCGCGACCTGCTCAAGCGCAAGATTACCCGCCGCCAGATCGAACTGGCGCGTCAGGCCTTTGTGCAATCGGCCATTTCACTGATGCAAGGCACCCCGTTCGACCAGGCTGCCACCCCCATGCTGGCCATGCCCGATGTCATCCGCTGTTTCTTGCTGGACAGCGAAGGCCGCCAGATTGGCCGCAACCTCAACAGCCGCCACAACACCATTGCCAGCAGCCTGAAGTTTGCCCCGCTGGCCGATACCACCGGCGCGGTATGGTCGCGCCGCGCGTATTTCCAACATGCCATCGACCAGCCCGGCGTGCTGTACATGAGCGAGCCTTACCTGTCGATGACCGACACCCGCTCCTGCGTCACCCTGTCCATGGCGATTGAAATCGACGAAGCCATGCACGTACTGTGTGCCGATGTGCTGGCACCGCGCGTACACAGCAGTCACGGCTGA
- a CDS encoding BON domain-containing protein, with translation MKRTVLSLLLAAGVSSALSGCFALAAGGVAGGALVATDRRSSGAYVDDQSIEAKVSHQIGEKLPSAHVNTTSYNRAVLLTGEVPSAEAGQQAELIARAMPNVRRVFNYTVVAPSSGFSERSNDTWITSKVRTRLLDGKGYSPNHIKVVTERGVVYMLGLLTPAEGQAAAQVVSETAGVQKVVTLFESITEITPAQ, from the coding sequence ATGAAACGTACTGTCCTGTCCCTGTTGCTGGCTGCCGGGGTATCCAGCGCCTTGTCCGGTTGCTTTGCATTGGCGGCTGGTGGTGTGGCCGGTGGTGCGCTGGTGGCTACCGATCGCCGCTCCAGCGGTGCTTATGTGGACGACCAGAGCATTGAAGCCAAGGTGTCGCACCAGATTGGCGAGAAATTGCCTTCGGCGCACGTCAATACCACCAGCTATAACCGGGCCGTGCTGCTGACCGGCGAAGTGCCATCGGCAGAAGCCGGCCAGCAGGCCGAGCTGATTGCCCGCGCCATGCCCAATGTGCGCCGTGTGTTCAATTACACCGTGGTGGCTCCGTCTTCCGGTTTTTCCGAGCGTAGCAACGACACCTGGATTACCAGCAAGGTGCGTACCCGCCTGCTGGATGGCAAGGGCTACTCGCCCAACCATATCAAGGTAGTGACCGAACGCGGCGTGGTGTACATGCTGGGTCTGCTCACACCGGCAGAAGGGCAGGCGGCGGCACAGGTGGTGAGCGAAACCGCCGGGGTGCAAAAAGTGGTGACGCTGTTTGAAAGCATCACCGAAATCACGCCAGCGCAGTAA
- a CDS encoding phosphoheptose isomerase, giving the protein MDLIERVNGHFLESIAAKQEAMELLSPAVALAAERMVSCLMNEGKILACGNGGSAADAQHFAAEMLGRFEKERPGLAAISLATDTSALTAIGNDYDFDMIFSKQVRALGHTNDLLLAISTSGNSANVIEAIYAAHERGMGVIALTGKDGGKISEILSPEDIQLNVPVLRTARIQEVHILLVHALCDAIDYMLLGGE; this is encoded by the coding sequence ATGGACCTGATTGAACGCGTCAACGGACATTTTCTGGAAAGCATTGCCGCCAAACAGGAGGCAATGGAACTGCTGTCGCCCGCGGTGGCGCTGGCTGCCGAGCGCATGGTTAGCTGCCTGATGAACGAGGGCAAGATCCTGGCTTGCGGTAATGGCGGTTCGGCGGCCGATGCCCAGCATTTTGCCGCTGAAATGCTGGGGCGTTTCGAGAAGGAGCGGCCCGGTCTGGCCGCCATTTCGCTGGCAACCGATACCTCGGCCCTTACTGCCATCGGCAACGATTACGACTTTGACATGATTTTTTCCAAGCAGGTGCGTGCGTTGGGACATACCAACGACCTCTTGCTGGCTATTTCCACCTCGGGCAATTCCGCCAATGTGATTGAAGCCATTTATGCTGCCCACGAGCGCGGCATGGGGGTGATTGCCCTCACCGGCAAGGATGGCGGCAAGATCAGCGAAATCCTCTCGCCCGAGGACATTCAGCTGAATGTGCCGGTGCTGCGCACCGCCCGCATTCAGGAAGTGCATATCCTGTTGGTGCATGCCTTGTGTGATGCCATTGACTACATGCTGTTGGGAGGTGAGTAA
- a CDS encoding DUF1484 family protein, translating into MNTQQPLSQPAPAAYLALATFQDQLGRLQTLTSLPEHAALREPISQLTRLSQTIQHTIADGICTLDRAADCMQCLLDLLYHAEDMPLAANQLAGLLTPLHQQISLARTDIGQLL; encoded by the coding sequence ATGAACACCCAGCAACCTCTCAGCCAGCCCGCTCCCGCCGCCTATCTGGCGCTGGCCACCTTTCAAGACCAACTCGGCCGCCTGCAAACCCTGACCAGCCTGCCGGAACATGCCGCGCTGCGCGAACCCATCAGCCAGCTGACCCGCCTGAGCCAGACCATCCAGCACACCATTGCCGATGGCATCTGCACGCTGGACCGTGCCGCTGACTGCATGCAATGCCTGCTTGATCTGCTGTACCACGCCGAGGACATGCCGCTGGCAGCCAACCAACTGGCCGGGCTGCTGACCCCGCTGCATCAGCAAATCAGCCTCGCCCGCACCGATATCGGCCAACTCCTGTAA
- a CDS encoding YraN family protein yields MNRQGQQAEARALSFLLQQGLQLVERNWLCRGGEIDLIMRDGRYLVFVEVRHRASQRFGGAVYSIDAAKQRKLMHAATVYLSEKRVDAPCRFDAVLSEGEQPLQWLKNIFA; encoded by the coding sequence ATGAACCGCCAGGGCCAGCAGGCAGAAGCGCGCGCCTTGTCCTTTTTGTTGCAGCAGGGTTTGCAACTGGTGGAGCGCAACTGGCTGTGCCGTGGTGGTGAGATAGACCTCATCATGCGTGATGGCCGCTATCTGGTGTTTGTGGAAGTGCGCCACCGTGCCAGCCAGCGCTTTGGCGGGGCCGTTTACAGCATTGATGCGGCAAAGCAGCGGAAACTCATGCACGCAGCCACGGTCTACCTGTCCGAGAAGCGAGTAGACGCGCCCTGTCGTTTTGATGCTGTGCTGAGCGAAGGCGAACAGCCGCTGCAGTGGTTGAAAAACATTTTTGCATAG
- a CDS encoding penicillin-binding protein activator yields MMTWLTAAHAQAPDYIIQLNAAPLNSVAGQSPRAQAQPASAPVAPVAKPLAAPGKTPVRVKIGVLLPTESKLLGEAAAVVRSGVDAAHDADPQAELVVIDADEHNAAQRYREAVAGGVNVVIGPLSRGGIAAVAPYVSVPTLALNAVGRDVPTNPKLFTLALNVEVEARQIARLMRDDGRSSPLIIADGEVLSSRLKQAFADEWRSLGGRDVAQLEDNGDNLSGLAQALSKADAVFLAVEPAEAARLKPALPAELPVYATSQISTRSPDRQLAGVRFIDMPWFLMPQHPAVKRYARPASTLTLQTERLYALGIDAYRLALLLGSTRNPASIKLDGVTGDLKLGRDRVFDRQLPVSLIGEGE; encoded by the coding sequence ATGATGACATGGTTGACGGCTGCGCATGCGCAGGCACCGGACTATATCATCCAACTCAATGCCGCGCCGCTCAATAGCGTGGCCGGACAAAGCCCGCGCGCCCAGGCGCAGCCGGCATCCGCCCCTGTTGCCCCGGTGGCCAAGCCGCTGGCCGCGCCCGGCAAAACCCCTGTCAGGGTGAAAATAGGCGTGCTGTTGCCCACCGAGTCCAAATTGCTGGGCGAGGCGGCGGCGGTGGTGCGCAGCGGTGTGGATGCGGCGCATGATGCCGATCCGCAGGCCGAGCTGGTGGTGATTGATGCCGATGAGCACAATGCCGCCCAGCGTTACCGCGAGGCGGTGGCTGGCGGGGTGAATGTGGTGATCGGCCCCTTGTCGCGTGGCGGTATTGCCGCCGTGGCACCGTATGTCAGCGTACCTACGCTGGCACTCAATGCGGTGGGGCGCGATGTACCGACTAATCCCAAGCTGTTTACCCTGGCGCTGAATGTTGAGGTGGAAGCGCGCCAGATTGCCCGTCTGATGCGGGACGATGGCCGCAGCAGTCCGCTGATCATCGCCGATGGCGAGGTATTGTCCAGCCGCCTGAAGCAGGCTTTCGCCGATGAATGGCGCAGCCTGGGCGGCAGGGATGTGGCCCAACTGGAGGACAACGGAGACAATCTGTCTGGGCTGGCGCAGGCGCTCAGCAAGGCGGATGCGGTGTTTCTGGCGGTGGAGCCTGCTGAAGCCGCCAGGCTGAAACCGGCCTTGCCAGCGGAGCTGCCGGTGTATGCCACCTCGCAGATCAGCACGCGCAGCCCGGATCGCCAACTGGCGGGGGTGCGCTTTATCGACATGCCGTGGTTCCTGATGCCGCAACATCCGGCAGTCAAGCGTTATGCCCGTCCGGCCAGCACGCTTACCCTGCAGACCGAGCGCCTGTATGCGCTGGGGATTGATGCCTATCGTCTGGCGCTGTTGCTGGGTTCCACGCGTAACCCTGCCAGCATCAAGCTGGATGGTGTGACTGGTGATCTGAAACTGGGCCGCGACCGGGTATTTGACCGCCAATTGCCGGTATCGCTGATTGGCGAAGGCGAGTAG
- a CDS encoding Tim44 domain-containing protein, whose product MTPRAKTIMLAFTLVSVLAAPFAEAARLGGGKSAGMRRSAPTKSYQQPTPMPAPAAAPQAAPQAQPKKGPGVGTAIAAGAAGAAAGYMLGSAMNNNHASGNAVDTAGAGSGIPWGTLALLGLLGIGGLMWFRRKSANQAAMNTPMPAGNAPVFNSNAQDAARFEPIPKIGSGLGQTAGYGAAPAMGSVAPARLPDGTETPNFLRQAKATFLHLQSLNSPDSLEEVRKYMTADLFEGLRNEIGSNTDVADFPQLDCQLAEAVEEGGRFIATVRFSGTVSESVNAAAVPFSEYWHYIKDGSTGGKWLVAGIQQE is encoded by the coding sequence ATGACACCTCGCGCGAAGACGATCATGCTCGCCTTCACCCTGGTTTCTGTCCTGGCGGCACCGTTTGCGGAAGCCGCACGCCTGGGCGGAGGCAAGAGCGCCGGCATGCGCCGCTCGGCCCCGACCAAGAGCTACCAGCAGCCCACACCAATGCCGGCTCCGGCAGCGGCTCCGCAGGCTGCGCCGCAAGCCCAGCCCAAGAAAGGTCCGGGCGTCGGTACAGCCATTGCCGCTGGTGCCGCTGGTGCCGCTGCCGGCTACATGCTGGGTTCGGCCATGAACAATAACCATGCGTCCGGCAATGCGGTGGATACCGCTGGTGCCGGGTCCGGCATTCCCTGGGGCACGCTGGCCCTACTGGGCCTGCTGGGTATTGGCGGCCTGATGTGGTTCCGCCGCAAGTCGGCCAACCAGGCAGCAATGAATACCCCGATGCCCGCCGGCAACGCCCCGGTATTCAATAGCAATGCTCAGGATGCAGCCCGCTTCGAGCCGATTCCCAAGATTGGCTCCGGCCTGGGTCAAACGGCTGGCTATGGCGCAGCACCGGCCATGGGCAGCGTGGCACCCGCCCGCCTGCCGGATGGTACGGAAACCCCCAACTTCCTGCGTCAGGCCAAGGCAACTTTCCTGCACCTGCAAAGCCTGAACTCGCCGGACAGCCTGGAAGAAGTCCGCAAGTACATGACGGCAGACCTGTTTGAAGGCCTGCGCAATGAAATCGGCAGCAATACCGATGTGGCTGACTTCCCGCAACTGGACTGCCAGTTGGCCGAAGCCGTGGAAGAAGGTGGCCGCTTTATTGCCACCGTGCGCTTCTCCGGTACGGTAAGCGAGTCGGTCAATGCAGCGGCAGTGCCGTTCAGCGAATACTGGCACTACATCAAGGATGGCAGCACCGGCGGCAAATGGCTGGTAGCCGGTATCCAGCAGGAATAA
- a CDS encoding GNAT family N-acetyltransferase — translation MQLNESINSRRQLKLGVRVAETADDIRRAQKLRFDVFAGEMGAELSSQALGIDCDEYDALCDHLIVEDANSGLVVGTYRMLPPDMARRAPSLYSEHEFDLTRLDNLRDSLIEVGRSCVHKDFRSGGVIALLWSGLADYVQKKGGEYLAGCASVSLADGGHQAVSLYRQLESSHLSPAEWRVFPHLPLPLDRIHDDAPSSPMPPLIKGYLRAGAFICGEPAWDPDFNCADFFMLLPMSRLTGRYNRHFVG, via the coding sequence ATGCAATTGAATGAAAGCATCAATAGTCGCCGCCAACTCAAACTGGGGGTGCGCGTTGCCGAAACTGCCGACGATATCCGCCGCGCCCAAAAACTGCGCTTTGATGTATTTGCCGGAGAAATGGGGGCCGAGCTGTCATCACAAGCCCTGGGTATTGATTGTGATGAGTACGATGCGCTGTGTGATCACCTGATTGTGGAAGATGCCAACAGCGGCCTGGTGGTGGGCACCTACCGCATGCTGCCGCCCGATATGGCGCGGCGCGCCCCGTCGCTGTATTCCGAACATGAATTCGACCTCACCCGGCTGGACAACCTGCGCGACAGCCTGATTGAAGTGGGCCGCTCCTGCGTCCACAAGGATTTTCGCAGTGGCGGTGTGATTGCCCTGCTGTGGTCCGGCCTGGCAGATTACGTACAGAAAAAAGGGGGGGAATATCTGGCAGGCTGCGCCAGCGTCAGCCTGGCCGATGGTGGCCATCAGGCCGTCAGCCTGTACCGCCAACTGGAGTCCAGCCACCTTTCCCCTGCCGAATGGCGCGTGTTTCCGCACCTGCCGCTGCCGCTGGACCGCATTCACGATGATGCGCCCTCCTCGCCGATGCCGCCGCTGATCAAGGGTTATCTGCGCGCCGGGGCCTTCATCTGCGGTGAACCGGCCTGGGACCCGGACTTCAACTGCGCAGACTTCTTCATGCTGCTGCCGATGAGCCGCCTGACCGGCCGTTACAACCGTCACTTCGTAGGCTGA
- the tsaA gene encoding tRNA (N6-threonylcarbamoyladenosine(37)-N6)-methyltransferase TrmO yields the protein MTYPFTPIGIVHSPYKEKFGIPRQPALAPAADIQIELLPPFNHPDTVRGLDAFSHVWISFVFHQTAQRGWQPLVRPPRLGGNAKVGVFASRSTHRPNPLGLSLVEVRGIDLSNGVRLHLAGADLLDGTPVLDIKPYIPFVEAHPQARGGFVDGPPPCLEICWSQPALQQLAALPAAPPALAQLIEQVLAQDPRPAYQDDPERIYGVRLYDYNIRFCIRDNHAHVLEIQPFAPN from the coding sequence ATGACCTATCCGTTTACCCCGATTGGCATCGTCCACTCACCCTACAAGGAAAAATTCGGCATCCCGCGCCAGCCCGCGCTGGCCCCGGCAGCCGACATCCAGATCGAGCTGTTGCCACCCTTCAATCACCCCGACACCGTGCGCGGGCTGGATGCCTTTTCCCATGTGTGGATCAGCTTTGTCTTCCACCAGACCGCCCAGCGCGGCTGGCAGCCGCTGGTACGCCCGCCGCGGCTGGGCGGCAATGCCAAGGTGGGCGTGTTTGCCAGCCGCTCCACCCATCGCCCCAATCCGCTGGGCCTGTCGCTGGTGGAAGTACGCGGGATCGACCTGAGCAATGGCGTAAGACTGCACCTGGCCGGTGCCGACCTGCTGGATGGCACGCCGGTGCTGGACATCAAACCTTATATCCCCTTTGTGGAAGCCCACCCGCAAGCCCGTGGCGGCTTTGTTGACGGGCCGCCGCCCTGCCTGGAAATCTGCTGGAGCCAGCCGGCCTTGCAACAGCTGGCCGCCCTGCCCGCCGCGCCGCCGGCATTGGCGCAACTGATTGAACAAGTGCTGGCGCAAGACCCGCGCCCGGCCTATCAGGACGACCCGGAACGCATCTACGGCGTGCGGCTGTATGACTACAACATCCGCTTTTGCATCCGGGATAACCATGCCCACGTGCTTGAAATTCAGCCGTTTGCCCCGAACTAA
- a CDS encoding serine/threonine-protein kinase — translation MTAKVRYHIHRPMDGGGMGDIFIGSDIHLNREVVFKLLKDGEDQRRLIDEQKALMRLRSKHVVQIFDVISVTQGSVAKKAIVLEYIKGTTLKNGSYHKDTVFIKDIWQIACGLKDIHNSNIIHRDIKPNNIRIDRNGVVKIIDFGLARPNGDEAKTASIIGTIGYMAPELWGDGMIGFDKSIDVYAFGVMALRLLGIPLPLELTQQPPRPKNDLAIKNALHGLPSKIISIINQCMEYNPADRPDISSVEEILRKHLLAGKHRALLVSKNGTNELNAMHRIATVKYGSGCSISIEYNDFIFVVKHILGVVSINNIYAKVGDALPGCCVLTLHDSKKRMFVTFDISNPEVMP, via the coding sequence ATGACTGCAAAAGTTAGATATCACATACACAGGCCAATGGATGGCGGCGGTATGGGAGATATATTTATTGGAAGTGATATCCATCTGAATAGAGAAGTTGTTTTTAAATTACTAAAAGACGGAGAGGATCAGCGACGTCTTATTGATGAGCAAAAAGCGTTAATGCGGTTGCGCTCAAAGCATGTTGTACAAATATTTGACGTGATCTCAGTTACACAAGGAAGCGTCGCGAAAAAAGCAATTGTTCTTGAGTACATTAAGGGAACCACACTAAAGAATGGCTCCTACCATAAGGATACCGTTTTCATTAAGGATATTTGGCAGATAGCATGCGGCCTGAAAGATATTCATAACTCAAATATTATTCATAGAGACATAAAGCCTAACAACATAAGAATTGACAGAAATGGCGTTGTGAAGATTATTGACTTTGGCTTGGCACGCCCTAATGGTGATGAAGCTAAAACAGCTAGTATTATTGGCACTATTGGTTATATGGCCCCTGAACTCTGGGGCGACGGCATGATTGGATTTGATAAATCAATTGATGTTTATGCTTTCGGAGTAATGGCACTACGATTGCTTGGAATTCCCCTCCCTTTGGAGCTTACCCAGCAGCCACCGAGGCCAAAAAATGATTTGGCAATCAAAAATGCACTTCACGGTCTCCCTAGTAAAATAATATCAATTATTAATCAATGCATGGAGTATAACCCGGCGGATAGACCAGACATTTCATCTGTCGAGGAAATTCTTCGAAAGCATCTACTAGCAGGAAAGCATCGTGCACTATTAGTTTCTAAAAATGGAACTAATGAACTTAATGCGATGCATCGAATTGCAACCGTGAAGTATGGAAGTGGATGTTCAATTTCAATTGAGTACAATGATTTTATTTTTGTTGTCAAACATATTCTTGGCGTTGTTTCGATAAATAACATTTATGCAAAAGTTGGAGATGCTTTACCTGGTTGTTGCGTACTAACTTTGCATGATAGTAAGAAAAGAATGTTTGTGACATTTGACATATCTAATCCAGAGGTAATGCCGTAA
- a CDS encoding PP2C family protein-serine/threonine phosphatase, which yields MLKKVLEKWLMRQTPDRGKAAMDDYSVFFSTDIGLRRTENQDQVAAIRVNVNPSIGHSFIIIALSDGMGGMRDGKLCANKAIASFFYSAISNRHLDAEKRLELAAHAANNAVGELFNGTGGATLSVVCIGGDNKINTLNVGDSRIYATVEKPNREVIRLTVDDSLEELVGGHGKELLQFIGMGEGIKPHINNIHSDVKNIVITSDGIHYVDQGTFYKILINSNTPSVAIDRLSALARWCGSPDNASLSIVDVGAALNSLQDIRDAGVEIADSFTSTNFLWIRESSLDEEIAKKNENFPYKRADILDKNCEDCEVDPRHVDANENHDDEVKNNIPTEKKADHDSGPKQSPQKRKRKPRAPKEKKVESSNPQLLIEIDTKLISDN from the coding sequence ATGCTAAAAAAAGTCCTTGAGAAATGGCTAATGCGGCAAACACCAGATCGTGGGAAAGCTGCAATGGATGATTATTCAGTCTTTTTTTCCACAGATATTGGACTGAGACGAACTGAAAATCAAGATCAGGTGGCTGCTATACGAGTTAACGTCAATCCATCGATTGGCCACTCTTTTATCATCATTGCACTTTCTGATGGCATGGGAGGCATGAGGGATGGTAAGTTGTGTGCAAATAAGGCGATTGCTAGTTTCTTTTATTCTGCAATTAGCAATAGACACTTAGATGCTGAAAAGCGATTAGAACTTGCTGCTCACGCTGCGAATAACGCTGTTGGGGAGTTATTCAATGGCACTGGAGGTGCTACTTTATCGGTTGTTTGCATTGGTGGTGATAATAAAATTAACACATTGAATGTAGGTGACAGCCGCATATATGCTACTGTTGAAAAACCCAACAGAGAAGTGATTAGACTAACTGTTGATGACTCACTGGAGGAGTTAGTTGGTGGTCATGGGAAAGAATTATTGCAATTTATAGGCATGGGAGAAGGGATCAAGCCACATATTAACAATATTCATTCTGATGTAAAAAATATAGTTATTACCTCAGATGGAATTCACTATGTCGACCAAGGTACATTTTATAAAATTTTGATCAACTCAAATACCCCTTCCGTTGCAATAGATAGACTATCGGCATTGGCTAGATGGTGTGGATCTCCTGATAATGCATCATTATCTATTGTGGATGTTGGTGCTGCCCTTAACTCTCTGCAGGATATTAGAGATGCTGGCGTGGAAATTGCAGATTCATTTACGTCAACAAATTTCCTATGGATAAGGGAGAGCTCTCTTGATGAGGAGATAGCTAAGAAAAATGAAAATTTTCCTTACAAGAGAGCTGACATTTTAGATAAAAATTGCGAAGACTGTGAAGTTGATCCTAGGCATGTTGACGCGAATGAAAATCACGATGACGAAGTTAAGAATAATATCCCAACCGAGAAAAAAGCCGATCACGATTCAGGTCCTAAACAATCACCACAAAAAAGAAAAAGAAAGCCAAGGGCACCTAAAGAAAAAAAGGTTGAGAGCTCAAACCCACAATTATTGATTGAAATTGACACCAAACTAATTTCGGACAATTAA
- the rsmI gene encoding 16S rRNA (cytidine(1402)-2'-O)-methyltransferase, translated as MVATPIGNLGDVTARALAAFGAADVVCAEDTRVTGSLLTAYGIHANKLVSLREHNERSMAEQVIRWLAEGQIVVQVSDAGTPAVSDPGARLVEAVRAAGHPVRPIPGVSAVITALSASGFTSNAFLFHGFLPPKSGERRRTLQQWLSADHLVVCYEAPHRIVDTLQDIVAELGPDRRLMLARELTKTFETFHSLPAGELLEWVKADSNQQRGEIVLIIDAAPQAEDKAGLPEEAIRVINILSADLPMKQASTLAAQITGANRKLLYDHALKMKKDAGE; from the coding sequence GTGGTGGCCACTCCCATTGGAAACCTAGGAGATGTTACCGCACGTGCGCTGGCGGCCTTTGGCGCGGCCGACGTGGTATGCGCCGAAGACACCCGCGTCACCGGCAGCCTGCTGACCGCCTACGGCATTCACGCCAACAAGCTGGTGAGCCTGCGTGAGCACAACGAACGCAGCATGGCCGAACAAGTCATCCGCTGGCTGGCGGAAGGGCAGATTGTGGTGCAGGTATCCGATGCCGGCACCCCGGCGGTATCCGACCCCGGCGCGCGGCTGGTGGAAGCCGTGCGCGCCGCCGGCCATCCGGTACGCCCCATCCCCGGCGTATCCGCCGTCATCACCGCCCTGTCCGCCAGCGGCTTTACCAGCAATGCCTTCCTGTTTCACGGCTTTTTGCCGCCCAAAAGCGGCGAACGCCGCCGTACCTTGCAGCAATGGCTGAGCGCCGACCACCTGGTGGTGTGCTACGAAGCACCGCACCGCATTGTGGACACCCTGCAGGACATCGTGGCCGAACTGGGGCCGGACCGCCGCCTGATGCTGGCGCGCGAACTGACCAAAACCTTTGAAACCTTTCACAGCCTGCCTGCCGGTGAACTGCTGGAATGGGTAAAAGCCGACAGCAACCAGCAGCGCGGCGAAATCGTGCTCATCATCGACGCCGCCCCGCAAGCGGAAGACAAGGCCGGTTTGCCGGAAGAAGCCATCCGGGTGATAAACATCCTCAGCGCCGACCTGCCAATGAAACAAGCCTCCACCCTGGCCGCGCAAATTACCGGTGCCAACCGCAAGCTGCTGTATGACCATGCGCTGAAAATGAAAAAGGACGCCGGGGAGTGA